Proteins found in one Candidatus Delongbacteria bacterium genomic segment:
- a CDS encoding transposase produces MVIDFEMVKHKTEPNDTGEGELIAARRLLDRVVSAHKGLIDVVAYDALACNSIFLNKCIDLGIDAVIRVKDNYNLAIREVKRITNKKEPVNCWYDGEYKIEAYESVFHMAGVDEPLKYLKFAKKHKNGEHSQMLIVTTAMDMSAKTIYRIMKARWNIENRVFNNLKNNANLNHCFVHGGNAAEAVLY; encoded by the coding sequence CTGGTTATAGATTTTGAGATGGTAAAGCATAAAACTGAACCAAATGATACAGGTGAAGGGGAACTTATTGCTGCGCGAAGGCTACTAGACAGAGTGGTTTCGGCTCATAAGGGACTGATTGATGTAGTAGCGTATGATGCTCTCGCATGCAATTCTATATTTCTAAACAAGTGCATCGATTTAGGAATAGACGCTGTAATCCGAGTGAAAGACAATTACAATTTAGCAATTCGAGAAGTAAAGAGAATAACTAATAAAAAAGAACCGGTGAATTGCTGGTATGATGGTGAATACAAAATAGAAGCATATGAATCCGTGTTTCATATGGCTGGAGTTGATGAACCATTAAAATATTTAAAGTTTGCTAAGAAACATAAAAACGGCGAACATTCTCAAATGTTGATTGTAACTACTGCAATGGATATGAGCGCGAAAACTATTTACAGGATAATGAAAGCTCGGTGGAATATAGAAAACCGAGTATTTAATAATCTGAAAAATAATGCCAATCTAAATCATTGCTTCGTTCATGGAGGTAATGCTGCAGAAGCAGTTTTATAT